atttgtaaacgAACAATTTtggtaaagtttgttaaatcatgtcagtaccgaagcactgactactgagctgatgataccctcgcggactgatagtccaccagcagaggtatcgacccattcatgtacaaaatggaaaacaacacgtttaataatttattgcgtccgaaacgcttttctggattctccttcatcaggaacgctcaaagccaaacatttgaaatccgaagatgtataagtaccgaaaatcgttgaagagctatatatcAAAAATACCGAAAATAAATAcccaaattcatatttttttggaTTACTTATACATTTTTTAACCTTGATTTTATATCAATATCAGTGTCATTACAGTTTTGTcttaccttttattttagaatatgaatttaattatatattaatgGGATGTTATGAATTTTGTATGATATATTCAGTTAAAAACTCTACATTTTACCAATAATTGTTTTTGTgtgatctttttttaaattgataaatatcaccTAGTCCAATTTCAAAACTTGttaaatacttttcaaaatgCAAAGTTTAAAGAGTATCTGTTTTAAAAACTAGGCATTAATGTTTTTCCTAGAGAGCCTGTAGGAGGGGAGGGTAGTCTAATTAAGAGCGTTATTCAATAGACAAATGTATCAATGACTTCTTTTGTTACattgaacagttgaacttattaaaCTGCCAAATTTCAATCGGACGTTGCTATGCATATATACATGCAAATCACGTACAATCAATCCGATCCCTTCATTAAGCTTACCTTTAACTGATGGATGTAATAAGTGCAGATAATTATATTTCTATATCCCCGATTAACATCGACAGTTTTTTTAAGTgtgtcattctttttttttaagcttTTAATAGCAAAACTTACAACAGTGAAAACCTCCTTTTCTACTAATCTACAGATGATTGGGAAGGTGAGATTGCCTAATTGTTGACTCATTAGTCCTTCTGCAATAGTATCTATAAACTTTGGGGGGTTGGGCCACAATCTCTTGCCTACAACAAAAGCATAACATGCATGTACAAAAAACCTACAAAAAATTCAGTTAACATgtaattttaaatatacatgtacatcttaaatataagaagaggtgatataataaaaaaatgagaCAGCCATctacaagagatcaaatgacatataAACAATTGTAGATCACCGAAGAGtgataacaataaacaaaatggtTTTCCTTTAACTCGTGTTTGcgctaaaaaaaaattgctaataGACAAATGATAACTATCCATAGTATGAAGAAGAAAACAGGACACAcatgttatttgtgtatttttgtatCAAGTTACATGTTAGGTGCTGCCAAATTCTGTCCATCGTCTTCGGTTGTATTCCTAAGAAAGGGCCGGGGTCAGcaatttcaaacatgaaatataaacaaTTGTGAATTTGAAGATAGTATAAACTTTTCTTGTTcttgttaaacatattttttaaataactgttATCACAATTATAATTAATGATAATCATTTTAATAGCTATTTATTGAAATAAAGGCGGATGATAACAATCACTACCTAGgtaactaaaaactaagcaaaacGAATATGTCCAAAAAAAGTGTGCGATGAAAGTTGATCCAGCAGATTACGCAGATAAATTGATAATATGTTGTCAGCTCATTCCTATAATATTGAATGGAAATATTTACCTGACCTTAAGCTCTCCTCGGCCATTTTACCTTTAGGTTCTACCATAAAAACTAAAACAGAAATCATTTAATCTTATTGACAAAATATGGCTTGCCTCTCAAATGCAAAGATTGCTAACAACCAGAGTCTGCGTAGAAACGATATTTCATTGAAATTAGTAGTTGCAATTTACtgttgtccatagatttacgagttttgaacagcggtatactactgttgcctttatgtatctATTTTCATTCTAGTATTTTACAGTGTTTCACTGGCTTTTGAAACATAATGTAGGGTATGCATTCCAATTGAAAAGTAATTTCGTTTAAACGCAAATAGTAATGCTAAAACtcacttttttcaaataagttataAGGGACGACTTATTTAAGGTGTGAGTAAAGTTTGGAATACAGATTTCTGGGGATCTTCTACTCTTgtcaaaataattcagatgtaacacataaatgaaaatataacaaatagtatatattactttttatatttttgttggtaGCTTTAGCTGCAATGGCTATACCAGATATCATTCCGCCTCCACTAGCTGATACCAATATCGCATCTAAATCTGGTACTTCCTGTAATAACTCCAATGCGATTGTTCCCTGAATGATTGACATTTACTAAATCAGTATTAATTAGTTATGAACATTTGAAAATGTGATCGTTTCAGTCAGAAATGTTTGTTTGAATGGTCCACCATAAAACAAAACAGTCTGTTCCTGCACATGAACACCGACTGATACGTGAACAATTTATTGATGTAATGATTTACCTCTTAATATGTTTATGAATACACATGTGTATTCGTGTTCAATGTGAATAATTTAAAGTATCAGTGTTGTTTGCTTTCTGTGTTTTGGTTTATTAATCCTACCGAACGTAGCTGTAAATGTATATATCACacataatcaaacaaatttttagTAATGGTACCACTGTTGAAACAAAAGAAGACAATGTGTTGTACCTGAACCAACCCTTGTTGTGATGCTGTGATTATATAGTAATCTTTATATTCAAGGATAGACCTCACATttccagaaaaaaacaataaattcatTGTTCATTGGATGAAAAAAAACACGCATGAACGTACCTGTATATGTATACATAGGGCAATCGAAACCTATTGATAAAAGCTTTCTTGTGCTACTGGTTGACTGTCTCATTGATGTAAACTCGTATGCTTTTTGACCTATATAATATACCTGTCCATGTATAACGTCATCATGATCTGAAGTATGGATTATTTCATATCCTTCCTTTGTTGCTATAGTTTCACAGGCTTCTAATCtaaatataggatttaaaaaataatacaatattttttataaccaTGACCAGTTCTTATGTAATTTCTGTGGATATCCActattttcaatttgttataaatcattACACCAGGATTTTCGATATCACAACTTAGCCAatacatttactaaatttgaaCCTATAATAAAATTTACTAAAACTTACtaatacttatacatgttatacatgttataggttCAAGGAcatcattctttatatttttaggtATATAACATTATCATcttttatgaatatattatatacaagGCACACAAATGTCGTCATTCATCTCAAAATCTAACCAAAACCTCTACATAGACTCATGCATTAGGGATATAGTTAAGGTACTGTTGCCAAGTCACTTAAAATTCATCTTAAGTAATAGATATTGATTAACGGATGGTGTCTTTTGTATCGCAACTTAATACATGTATTCTAATACAATTTGTTGGAATGACACGGGTTCACTGTTCATCGTATAAATCAAAATGTCATGATACTAAACCACGAACGGGAGGAATTGATGATGATGACGAAGACATAATCTCTCGATCAGTTTTACATCGGCTGGGACGTCAGTTATGCTAGTAGTCCTTTTCGTCATTGTACTTTTGCTTAGTTTCCTCAGTTTCCAATTCTTATAGTGACCTCTGTGTTTTTTATAttggttcatttgtatgttttggagTGACGCAATTGAAATATGAATAAAGGATACGAAAGATAAAGATCTATCTACTCTTTCTTTAACTTATTTGAGTACATGATACCAAAGATAAAGATCGATCAACTTTTTCTTCCAGCAGTTAAAAAGGACTCTTTTACTTATCTTTAAGAATTAATACTTGATTTCAAGGTCCCAATtgtgaatttcaatttttcttcagaaacattttttttattggccGCACATACATATTCcccatatatttttcaaaaacaaacctAGATATCggatcatattcacattttactaCTTCTGCTCCATAACCTTGTACTGCTGTGACTTTGAATTCAGATGTCGTTTTGGGAACAACTACCGAACACTTTACCCCTGCCAAACGAGATGCCCATGCTGTAGCTAGACCATGATTGCCACTACTGTATGCTACCTTAAAAGATGTTTCCAATTCCATACTTCAAAATCAATTGATATGCCGACCACATCTAAAGCAAACTCTacgtatattgtatatatactgaCTTTTTTCCGAATAAAAACCTAACACTCACTGGTATAAATTTCTTCGATCGGTGTGTTGATTCCGTTTTTGTTAAACGCTtctatgcatttgaaaatatttatcattCCGTTTTTTTATATGCTTTcatgcatttgaaaatatttatcattCCGTTTTTGTTAAACGCTTTcatgcattttaaaataattatcattCAGTTTTTTGTTAAACGCTCTCTCGCATTAAAAACACGACTGTTTTAGTTGACTTTTAAGTCTGTTGAACATTTATTCTGACATCACGTCATATGGAAAGAAGTTGAAATTATACgtgtttttattacaaataatcaGTTCTTTGTTTTCTGTGTTACGTATATATTATTGATTCTTCCATAAAGccgtgttttttttataatctataCTATGGAAAACAATCATCAATACTCACAACTCCTTTTAGATTAGGATTACTCTTTTTGAGTTTCAATATCTGAAATGtaagtttttattaatttcatatgataaattcgatgtatgtttcactataatattttattttgattggctaactgcacataaCGTGTTATACCTTAaacaattgcattactcaataaaacgtatcattcatgataacacgtggtcccacaataaagtgcacatttgaattaaataaaacatttatagtaTTCGTGTTCTCATCATCATAGCAaagaaatgtaattataagtattgaatgcttctttttgtaacttcatagggttgtaaaagcgttgaccgtgcgcacattttagaatggagcgcttccgcgcttcatataaaatgtacttcggtcaacgcttttacaccccaataaagttacaaaaaaggcattcaattcttaaatgaactaATCTGTTATAATCTGtgaacagatattccataacagtcaaccaactcgtgattgcgtccctTAAATTTACGACGGGATgctttcaacttcacaatttagaactcttggtttaatagctttcttgggAACATCAACCATCTATCAATGAAATCATGATAGTAAATACAAGTCCGGGAATACCGtttcaattggaagatatatactctgtatgcaaGCGAtgatggaatgttgctacatacaAATGGAAGTTCACATTTGGggagctgaaatcatcttttttgtcgtaaagttttgttttaaaccgaACCTCATTGTCTAtctctagatgtaagtcaagatattatGTATATTTAACTGTATCGTTTGTATTCTTTATCTATAGtttgattggatagatgcgttcaacataattaccaaattttgaattatctaGTGAAAAACATCATCTCTTTAGTGGAAAGTAAAGTTTAAGGATACTATTaccttctttttatttttcttaagaAGTCCCTGTATGAAATCAGCCTCATAAGAATAAAGGAaaaagtcgacaagaagagggatAATGTTAGCTTCCATTGGAATACCGATCATTTGTtcaaaaacacgtcctccaagcGTAACAAtgatgttgtcaatcaagaaatcaagcatcttgataatgtcagtttcagagaattttctGCTTGAATCGGAGTTGGCCATtctgttttataaaacaaagtaataccaacgcTTTgaattgtcttttagtttggaattgggaatacttgtgtaaagtgtagaaaagttgtatgttttttaatactATTGCCAGATAAGAGAGGCTTAAAATGTATGTACTCTTAAAGATCTTTGGGATATATTAGTTTCCACATCTGAATCACGCCAAGTATAGAATttgcagtttcacaataactttgatgCCCGGCTTTGATTACTGATTacattgatgttaataatttagataGAAGTTTCATGGAGAACTTGAAACACCAAGCAATATAACGTTGTTTGTGGGGAGACTTATGAAATGTAGGTATCCAATACAGCATAGAAACATCTAGTTCTTCATTTTTGGTTGACATTCCAAATGGATTATAGAACAGActtatgattatccaggatttcctcatTAGTAAGTGTCGTGGGGTATGTTTTGAGTTTCAAAGTGAATTGTCAAAACTTATTCATTTATCAAGCGGGTTAATGTAACGTGATTAACACATACACATAATGTTATTTTGGGGCTTTATCTTTACGAATGTATATTTTCATGTGTTCTGTATGATGCATTTGCATTTGGATAGTGAATTGAATACAAGTTATCATGCATGAACTTACAGTATTTAATGCTCCTCTAGCTTTAAAAGATCCAGTTTTCTGCAAATTTTCACACTTAAAAAAGGCTTCTTTTCCAATGAGATTGTTAAAGGTTGTATTAGTGTAAACAGGTGTTTTATGAACGAACGGCTTTATCCGTTCGTGTGCTTCATAAATAAAGTCGACAGTTTCCCTACTCGACATTTTCACAGACggaaaacagaaaatattttagtTTGTGACCTTGCCCATGGATTTGTCAAAGTTTTCTTCTTCATTCGtaaaaaagacaattttacaGTTTATGACCTTGTATTAAGAAAAGTTCTTCCTATATTTATGTATGTAAACGGATACATAAATTCATGGTGTAAAATCGTATCGTGGAGACTTTTTTCTAGTGACAAAAATCTCCTATGTCACACTTCTCAGCTTTGAGTTATTTAAATATATTGGTTTCTTTATTTTCTTGACAGTTTCTATCAAAATGTTCGTCTCTATTTGTGTTggggtttgtttttgttgcacatcAGTGTCCGGGTTATTCAGTTGTTTTCCTCATAGTTTTTGTGCCGACtcgttttggtttgtaacccagatGTGTATTCTCTCAATCGACTTGTGacctttgaacagcggtatactgctgtgcATTTATTTACCGTGCAAACCTTGAAGAGCATTTACAAATCATTTATAGATGATGATTGTTGTCATTATTCTCTACGTTAAAATACtagattttgattggtttataTGAGGGAGACAATTAGCCGTATCCTTTGCTCAGCCAGTGAAATCTCTAAATTCTTAAAAACGTCATCCCTCATGCAGACAAATCTCAAAACGATAATTTTAAAGACAAGTATTATATTTCGACCGCATACTTTCATATAGACTGTCAACATAAAAagcaacatatttttttcacttttgtttAATTCTCAtgataataatataacaaaattaccaaactccaaagaaattcaaaacggaaacgcCTTTTTCAAATAGCAAATTAAAAGCTTTAACACATCACACGGTTGGAAAAGAACTATCATATTCCTTATTCGGTACATGTATTTCCTTCAGTAGAATACGATGGATTAAACCTTCAAGTTGTTGTATGAATAGGTAAACCTGTCACGTGGAGGACAGTAGCACAGAACTCCATTACATTGATATCAATGTGTaagcaaaaaacaaacaaactatcATAggtaaagatttaaaaacaaattgggtacagcagtcaacctTGTGTTATAATCATAAccattatatataaaaacaaataaccatTTTAATAAAGAACAACAAAATGGTATAGACGAAACAAAGTATTCTACGGGCATCAATCTCCTGTATCTCACTCTCggctattatttttttatactgttgGTTTTATTTGAGTTTACatgttgtatatgtatatgtgtatTGATTATTTACATCAAAGATACGGTTTGTGGGTAAACGtaaatacatgtactacaaaAATAACGCTTCCGACCAATGGTTACACTTATTCCGCTATGTATTATACACTGCATCATTAAAATAGTCAATTATATACCAATGTAGACACTATTCGTACATTGTAGTAAACTAAAGTAACTTAGTATCCTGTTTCGTAGCGAGCACAATATTTGAATTATAGATTTGTACTTCTTAATAGTCgaatttattttttaacgaaATCAACTCGACTCAAAACGTAGACTGCAATTAGAACTCACATTGAACTACACGTTAATTGTTAATTACTTTTTACTATAATAGTAATTCGATTATTATCATTCGCTCGCAGCAGAAACAGGATGTTATCAGTACACTTGTATTTGTAAGGTAGTAAGGTCGATTGCATGGTGATTTCTGAATAAATTATTgtgtaaataaaatgaattatatacaCTTTTAGTACGTGCAGtcaagtacatgtatttatgagATTTTGCACGAAATATCGAAATTCAGTGATATTtcttggtggtttttttttctttcaaaaactgaCTTCTATTTATATTACAAGTTATAGAATGTATATTGGAGGGAAGATAGAAGACAAAAATACTGTTGAACTAATACTTCGTATCTGTAAACctataaatgtgtttttaatttcgGGCCGGAATTATTTACTGTGACATATAATAAAAGAGGTGGTTTTTCTTTTAATAGGTATAGATTACATGTGTATGAATTCTAAATAAGATATATGATGTAAACAATGTTATGCATATATACACATTTACATACATACCTACGTGTATTATATCATAGCAAATAGTGTTAATTTTGTACTAAAAAACTATAAGGAAAGAGTCTTCCTGTTACTGTTTACTAGGTATGTTTTCTTTACCGGTTGTACTTTAACCACGCACCACGCATTAgacaacacacaaaaatattacatattgACAGTAAATAAACAACAGAAGTAGCATACATATTTTGCTGAAGAGTTACttatacaatttttcttcaaatgaaaCTTCATATATTCATAGTAAATGTTTTTATGTTAATAGGAATGTTACAAGCAGCTCCTATCCGACCATTTGCGGACGAAACATTATTTACAGAAGCTATCCAGGCTAAGAACGCGGATGTAAGTATTTGTTCAGTCATTCCTATTCCATTTGATCTTGttacaaatatatgtttacatcATAATAacccattcggcaatcctcggtagaatccgctactcttcTTAGGGTACGGAATCGGTcgagttgagacgaatgcatAATAACCATAATATTTATAAATCGGTACGTAATATTACAGTATAAGTAATCActataaggtgtcagaccaccgaTTCAAAATCCTCATCTTTTCAACTAATTTGaattgtacattgtacatgttcattGCATCACTTACGTGCCACTGTTTAAGCTCTTGTAATGAAACATCACCGTTCAGAATACAATTATTAAGAATAAATCGTGTTTTCTTTTGGAAATCTTATGTTAgaatccattctcaatttcattcaaAGTTATAGACAAGGCTCAAAATGGTCAAAATATAGTATTCTTTTACCGAAAATTTCAATTGTGTAAATTTGTTGGTAAAGTTTAGgaaataattacataaaaaaagTACGATTTTTGTCAAGGAAGACTAGTTTCCAATTAAAGTGGGTGAATTG
The window above is part of the Mytilus edulis chromosome 6, xbMytEdul2.2, whole genome shotgun sequence genome. Proteins encoded here:
- the LOC139528000 gene encoding serine racemase-like, with protein sequence MSSRETVDFIYEAHERIKPFVHKTPVYTNTTFNNLIGKEAFFKCENLQKTGSFKARGALNTILKLKKSNPNLKGVVAYSSGNHGLATAWASRLAGVKCSVVVPKTTSEFKVTAVQGYGAEVVKCEYDPISRLEACETIATKEGYEIIHTSDHDDVIHGQGTIALELLQEVPDLDAILVSASGGGMISGIAIAAKATNKNIKIFMVEPKGKMAEESLRSGKRLWPNPPKFIDTIAEGLMSQQLGNLTFPIICRLVEKEVFTVGNEDIINGMVFSFRYMKMVIEAAAGATVAAAMSEKLKQMDPGIKKIGVILCGGNIDILKLPWYSST